A window of Nitrospirota bacterium genomic DNA:
ATTTTTATGTCTTTAAATTTTCTTTCGTCAACATAGCTTAACTCACCGCCTGCTGTCTTGACGGCGTCGGCGATACCGCTTTGCACATAACATCTTCTCGGGTCATTCACAGTCCTGTCAAAAATCTTAACCTTTTTTGCGCCTGCCTCAAGGCAGAGCCTTACTACTGCGGCAACTACCTCGGGGTTTGTATTTGCGGCATGTTCAGGAAGCCTGTCCCATCCGATATTGGGCTTTATAATGACGGCATCACCCCTTGAGATAAACTTCTTAATTCCGCCGATTGCATCAATGGCGGCAGTTGTAATTTTTGCCGGTGACAGGCCCTGCGCAACGGCAAGATCAACACCAGAATGTTTCTCAGATGGGAGGGCTGTGTTAATAACTGTGTCAATTGCATTTGGAACTGAGAGGCTTATACCTGTAATTGCGGCTGATTTAAGGAAGTCTCTGCGGTTCATTGAAGTTATTTTAGCATTTTCTTAATTTCTTTGAGAATCAGCAATGCCGCCTTTTTATCCAGCGGGTCGTTGCCTGACCCGCACTGGGGGTCCTGAACGCATGAGGGACAGCCGTCTTCGCAGGGGCAGTCTGTTATTATTTTTTTTGCAGCCTCAAGCCATTCACCAATTACCTCAAGCGCCCTTTTTGTAAGACCGATGCCTCCTTCGTATCCGTCATAAATAAATATTGCCGGCGCTGAAAGCTGAGGATAGAGAGGGTAACTTATGCCGCCGATATCGCCTTTATCGCACATCGCAAAAAGCGGAAGGGCGAATATTGCGGCATGCTCAAAGGCGTGCAGTCCGCCTGCGAAATGAAGGTTGTTTTTTTCCACAACCTGTTTTAAATCACTGCCGAGTATTATCCATAATCCCTGTGTGTTAAAAGTCCAGGAGGGGAGTTCCACCGGATAACGGTCTGTTTTTTCCTGTGTCAGAAGCTTTTTCCTCCAGTATCCTGTCACCATATGTGTTGTACGCAGTTCTCCCCAGCTTATAGTATCTCTTTTAAGGACCTCTTTGATGATCTCTGTTTCCTCATAGGTTATGGCCTGCGTATAATAAGAGATGTCCGCTTCTTTACAGTGTATTGTAAAATTCTCAAGGTCAAGCTCTTGAACTATGTATTGCCTGCCTTTGTGAAGATATACGGCTCCGGGATGCGCCTCTTTAAAAACTCTTGCTCCACTTATTTCTCCAATGCGCCTGCCGCCGCTGAAAATATTGAAAATCTTTCCGATTCCGCGTATGCTTACCTCTCTCTGCGGATAACGCCGCTGAGAAAACCATATATCCCCATTTTTCCCCTGCTTAAGCAGTCCGTTGGTTTCAAGTTCAGTAATGACAGGTGCCAAGGCCTGAGTGTCATACACAAAATCACCGGCTCTGAGATAAATCTCCGCCGAGGCGCATGGAAGATGCTGCTTTAATATTGCATCGTTTGATGCATCTATAACAACCGCCTCATGACTCCGTGCGAAAAAGTCATCAGGGTGCCGCATGAAATACTGGTCCAGCGCATCCTTCAGCCCTACCAGTATAATTACTGCATCCTGCCCCTGTCGGCCTGTCCTTCCTGCGCGCTGCCATGTGCTTGCAATGCTTCCGGGATAGCCTGCAAGGATGCAGGCGTCAAGCCCGCCAATATCAATGCCAAGTTCAAGGGCGCTTGTGGATATTACGCCTTTAAGCTCACCCGAGAAAAGCCTCTGCTCTATCTCCCTTCTTTCAGCCGGCAGAAAACCTGCCCTGTATGAACTTACCAGCCCCTCATTTTCAGGCGAGGCGTCAACAAGCCAGCTGTACATCAATTCCGTTATCTTTCTTGATTTTGTAAATGCAATGCTTTTTAATCCTTCGTCAAGGCATAATTTAAATGCCTTTGTTGAAGCTGTATAAGGGCTTCCCCACGGATTTAAAAATACAATGTGCCTTCCTCCCCTTGGGGCTCCGCTGTGGTCAATAAGTTCAAAATCAAGCCCTGTGAGATTTCCGGCTAATTCTCCGGGATTGGCAATCGTTGCAGAACAGGCAATAAACTGCGGGTTTGAGCCGTAATATCTGCAAATCCTTCTAAGCCTTCTTAGAACCTGCGCAACATGCGAGCCGAAGACGCCCCTGTAAGTATGAATCTCATCAATGACTACGAATTTCAAGTTTTTAAAGAAATCAGCCCATTTTGTATGAAAGGCATTTATTGCGAGGTGAAGCATATCCGGATTTGAAAAGATTATGCTTGGAAATGAGTCGCGGATTTTTTTCCTCCTGTAAGCGGTTGTGTCGCCGTCATAAATCTCAGCAGGATGCGCTATGTCAAGGTCTTTTGCAATTTCACGTAATATTTTCAACTGGTCCTGTTCAAGCCCTTTTAACGGGAACAGGTAAAGGGATTTTGAATACGGATCATCAAGAATGGATTCAAGCACGGGGATGTTATAAATCAAACTTTTTCCGCTTGCAGTGGGAGTCATAACAATGATGTTATGCCCTTTCCTTATTAAGTCAATGCCTTTTGCCTGATGTGTGAAAAATTTATTAACGCCTTTCTTTTCAAGGGCGCTTTTGAGGCGGTCATTTACAGGAGCTTCAGGCTCTGCGTATTCTGCAGGCCAGGGTTCAATATAACGGTAGTGTGCTATTTCATCTTTAAAACCGGTGCTAAGATGTTCTAATAAGGATTTTATGGACAATGTGGATTTATAAACTGATGATTTCTGCCATTTTAGTTTTTGTGTCAAATATCATGGCCGTTGCCTGATTCCAGAATCCGTGTGATGTGCCCGGATTAAGGACTAAGGTATTTCCGGTTTCTTTATTCACACATTCATGCGTATGCCCGTAAGCTACAACATCATATTTTCCGCATTCAATCAGTGAGTTTCTCAATTGCGGCTCGGTCCCGTGATAACACGCAAATCTCAGGCTGTCTGTTTCAAATTCATGAAAATCACCCTTAATTTCTCCATTTATTTCGTTAAACGAATTGATAAGCCTGAATTTATCGCCGTCGTTGTTGCCGAATATTCCCACGAGTTTTATTCCCTGAAAGGCCTTAACCGATGCAGGATTTACATAATCTCCGAGATGAAGGACAAACTCAACTTTCCTGTCCTTGAATATCAGGACGCATTTCTTGATATTTTCTATATGGTCATGTGAGTCTGATATTATGCCGATTATCATATCAAAACTTATAAATCACCATTCCCGTCAGAAGCTTCGGATAAAAATATGTTGACTTCGGCGGCATCCGTTGTCCGGCAAGGGCAACCTTCTTAACGTCTTCAATCTTTGTTGGATTAAGAAAAAAAACAGCCTCAAAAGAACCTTTTTTTGCCTTTTCTACCACAGCTTCAGGTTCCATCTCATATTCGTAATGCTCTATTTTCAGCAGTTTTTCAAATATGAGTTTATGAAGCACAGTGACATCAAGATTTTTTAGGCACGCCGGCAGGGCTATTCCCATTTTTGACCTATTGAACGAAAGCGTGTAATAAGTATCAGCATTAGTAAGAAACATCCCGAAGCAATGCGTTTGCTTATGCATTATTTCAAACATCTTCTGCCTTGCCTGTTGTCCGGAGATCCCTTTGGAGCTTGTTCTTTGTATGTCAAAATGATTTTTCAGGGAATCATTTATATTGATATTTGAATCTACTTCAACTATGCGGTGCGTGGGCAGGAGCGTCAGCCCTTCATCTTCTATGTTGGCAAGAAACATGAGCACATAATCCCATGGTTTTGTGTTTAGCGTTTTGCCCCTTGCCCCTTCTAATTTATCCATCTCATTTTTAAACCTAAGCGATGTTTCGTAGCGATGATGACCGTCTGCAATAAAAATATCCTTATCAGACATCTCTTCTTTGACCGCATTTATAGAAGCCTTATCGCTGATACGCCAGAGCCTGTGAACAAAACCTTCTCCGTTTTTCGCCTCAATAAAAGGTTTGTTTTTGACAGCCTCGCTAAGGATGGAAGAAGCGCGTTTTTTCCTGCTGCTGTAAATGGAGAATATAGGACTTGTATTAGCCCTGCAATAACGAAGGATATTAGATCTGTCTGATTTCGGCTTTGAGTAAGTCATCTCATGGGGATGAATCCTTCCTGTGCCAAGTTCCTCAATCCTTACTGCTCCCAAAAAACCTCTGAGTTTTTTCTTCTGTCCGTTTATCCTGTAAGTTATCTCATAACAATAAAATGCAGGTTCGGAGTCATTAATCAGGATCCCTTTTTTGAGCCAGCCTCCGAAGAATTTTGCCGCCCTTGTGTAGCGGTTTTCATTTTCACTGTCTCCGTCTTCATCTTTGCCGAAATCAATGCGGATAATGTTATAGGGGCTCTTCCCATACAGTGCGTCCTTAAATTCAGGCGTAACAATATCGTAAGGCGGCGCCATTACTATATTGGCGTCTACCTTCTGAGTGTTATATAAAACACCTTTAAAAGGGATTACCTCTGCCATCTGAAAGTTAAAAATTAAAAGTTAAAAGTGTAAAATTAAGGAATTATTTTTATCCCACACGCCGTCATTCCTGCGAAAGCAGGAATCCAGACTTGTCCTCGCAGAAGCGGGGAACCAGTTAAATGAAATAGATTCCCGCCTACGCGGGAATCACCCTCCCCTTCATCCCCTCCCGTCAAGGGAGGGGAACTGTTAGTATCCCTCTCCCCTTGCGGGAGAGGGCAAGGGTGAGGGGTGTTTTCGGGTCAATGACAGAAAACGGCTCACACGAATTCAGGTTTGTAACCTGAACCCGAATAGATTTTTAAAGAAAAGCATGTTATCTTAACATTGCATATCCTGAAATTTCAAACGGCATGATTACCCCCATTTGTGTTAAAATCAGCAGATGCAGCGTCCTAAAATCCTTTATCAATGCCAGAGCTGCGGATATTCAGCGCCTAAGTGGCTTGGAAAATGCCCTGACTGCGGGGCGTGGAACAGCTTTGTAGAGGAAGAGCGCGTTACAAAGCTGAAAAGAAGCGAAACTGCCGCGCCAGTCATCCTTTCTGAAATCTCACATCATACCGGAAGCAGGCATTCCACGCAGATAAGGGAATTTGACAGAACGCTCGGCGGAGGCGTGGTGCCGGGCTCTGTTGTGCTGATAGGTGGAGACCCAGGCATAGGCAAGTCAACACTTTTGCTTCAGGCGATTAAGGGGCTGGCAAAACTCGGCAAGGTGCTTTATGTCTCAGGCGAAGAGTCTCCTGAGCAGATAAAAATCAGGGCAGACAGACTGAAGACTAAGTCCAGTGACATAATACTTTTACCTGAAACATCTCTGGAAGGCATAATCTCAGTTGCGCAGGATATAAAACCGCAAGTGGTTGTCGTAGATTCAATTCAGACAATATTCTCGCTTGAACTGCCCTCGGCGCCGGGTTCCGTAAGCCAGATAAGGGAATGCGCGACAAAGCTCATGTTTTTTGCAAAAAAGCACGGCATTCCCCTTTTTATAATCGGGCATGTCACAAAAGAGGGCGCTATTGCAGGCCCAAGGGTGCTTGAACACATAGTAGACACAGTGCTTTATTTTGAAGGAGATAAAGGCGGGCCATTCAGGATTTTGCGCGCGGTGAAAAACAGGTTCGGCTCCACCAATGAAATCGGTGTTTTTGAAATGACAGAGGCAGGGCTGAAAGAAGTGGACAACCCCTCCCAGCTTTTCTTGTCTGAAAGGCCGCTTAATGTGCCCGGCTCGGTGGTCACGGCAAGCATTGAAGGCACAAGGCCTTTGCTTGTGGAGATTCAGGCGCTGGCAAGCGTATCAAATTTCGGAGTTCCGAGAAGGACCTCGCTTGGTGTTGATTATAATAGGGTCAATCTTCTTATTGCAGTGCTGGATAAGCGCATAGGCATGCACCTTGGGAGTATGGATGTGTTTGTAAATGTTGTTGGAGGGCTGAAAATAGATGAGCCTGCTGTGGACACGGCAATTATTGCGGCAGTTGCGTCTTCCTTTAAAAACAAGGCGGTGGACCCTTCTGCAGTTGTCTTTGGCGAGATCGGCCTTTCAGGAGAGTTAAGGGCAATAAGCCATGCAGATATAAGGCTTAAAGAGGCCGCAAAACTTGGTTTTAAAAAAGGCATAGTTCCTGCGGGCAATGCCGGTCATCTCAAAGGGCATGATATTGAGATTATCGGGGTAAAGAATGTTCAGGAGGCGCTTGAAATACTCTTTTTTTAAAATCTGTTCACTGTTCACTGTTTACTGTTTACTGTTCACTGCTTTAGGCTGTGCCCCCAAGGTTGCGCCCCTTGCCCCGTACAAAGACCTTGACCTTACGCTTGATGAGATTATCTCAAAGGCAAAAGGCGATGTTCACACGCTGAAAATAATTTCAGGCATAAATATTGAGAAGGATGACAATCCGTATATGTATGTTGATGCCGCGGTTACACTGAAAAACAGCGGCTGGATGCATGTAAGGCTGTACACCTTTGGAATGCTTGCAGGTGACTATATTGTAAAAGACGGCGTGATAAATAACGCCTCAGGGAAGGCGAGCAATAAATCAGACAGTAAACTGTTCCAGAACATGAAGGAATTCAGCAAGGCAATGCAGCGCTCAATTTTCTGGTGGAACGGCCTGACGAATTCCGATTGTAAAAATTCTGTTTCAGGCTGCAAAGAGAATACTGTTATGTCAAAAAATGAGATGGAATATGTCATAAATACGGCAGACAGGGAGATACATCTTGACAGAGCTACACTTTTGCCTCTAAGCCAGGATATCAGGGCAGGGGGGAAAAAAATACATATTAATTATGCTGAACCGCAAAAAGAGGGTGATTTCCATTATTCGTCTTCTCTTAAAATTGAGGCAGGCAGCTACAGTTTCTTAATGAAGGTTACAAAACTGATTATCAACCCGCCGGCGGAAGAATAACCAGCACCTGAATTTCAAAATCCAAATGTCAAATTCTGAATTTTAACATTCATTTGGCATTTGAGTTTTGTAATTGGACATTAATAACTTTACAATACCTGTAAATTAAATATTAATCACTACAAGTTAAGTTATTTACATTTCCCTGCGGGGTTTTGAAGGAGTTTTTCTGCCTGCTGCCTCTAATCCGAGGCTTACTGCGACTGATTCAATAACGTCTTTATCAATCTGTTTTCTTTTAAGGAGAAAGCCCTCAAGGAGCGCATTGTCGCAGACAGTGTTTATTAAACGGGGAACGCCGCTGGAAAAAAGATGAACTGCCTTGACTGCATCCTGCATAAAAATATTTTCCTCGCATCCTGCAACCTTTAGTCGGTGTTTTAAATAATCCTCTGTGATAGTATCGGTGAATGCCTTCAGCCTGCACATGACTGCAACGCGCTGTTTTAAAGGTTCGTCAAGCGCAAGGACATTTTCAAGTTCAGGAAGCCCGAAGAAGATAAATGTTATGAGTTTGCCTCCCGGGGCTTCCATATTAAGCAGCCCTCTGAATTCTTCCATAATCTCCTTGGTCTGAAGCATCTGCACTTCATCCATAAGGACCACGGTTTTAAGTCCTGATTCATGGATCTCCAGCAGCCTTTCATACAATTGTCCAAGCAGTTCAACCTTGCCGGTGCCGGGGTTTTCCACGCCGAGCTGAACGGCAATTTTTCTCATTAGCCAGTCTGCCGTTACTGATGAATGCAGTACAACAAGCAGCGCGGCCTCATACTGATTTTCATCAAGTTCGTCCAACATCTTCCTCGCAAGGGTAGTTTTGCCGGTGCCTATGTCTCCCAGCACTACGGCAAGCCCCTTCATGCTGTCTACGGCATACTTTAACCGTACAATAGCCTCTGCATGCTGGGCGCTGTTGTAGTAAAATTTATTTTCTACCGCATTTGAGAAAGGATGTTCTTTTAGTTTGTAAAATTCCAAATAGTCCATAGTTTTTATAGTCGTTCCTTGATGTTTGCCCCTATTCTACATATGATTCATAATCTTCTTCAAGTGTTTACCCTTGCTGTAACTTCAGTGTCAAAGTTATTTTGCTTTGATACTCTGACACTTCCTCTGACTGTTCACTGATTACTGTTCACTGTTTTTCATATATACGATACCCTGTGTTTTTTAGATTTTGCCTTATCTTTTTCTTTTGACGGCGGGCTTAATTCTTCTATCCTCCTTATAATTTCCTCATTGTCAGGAAAACGAGAAAGCAGTTTCTCATAAATCTTCATGGCCTCCTGCTTAAGCCCCTGCTGTAGGTGAAGGTCTGCCTCGGCAAGACCGTCCTCAAGCAAGTCTTCAGGCGAAATAACAGGAGGCGCTGTTTTAAGCAGGGCTTCAGCTTCAGCAGAAGGTTTTTGCCCGGATTGCATTTCAGGAGATGTTACCGCTTTATTTCCAAGCTCAATGATTTTTCTTTCCGCTGATTCATCTGAGGGCATTAATGTAAGAATCTCCCTGTATGACTGAATCGCTTGGTCTGGCATTTCATTATTTTCATATAGCGCTGCAAGCTCCCGGAGCTCTTTGACTGTTGATTCCACGTCATCCTTACCCTTGTAGATGGTTATCAGCATTGTTTTAACATCTATCGGTTTAAAATCCGTGAAATTTACCAGGCAGTGGATGGCCTCATCCCAATTTCCAAGCCGTAGGGTCTCGTCTATGTAAGGCAATAATTGCTCCCACGCCTCTGCCATAAGACCTTCTTTCAGATATATATTGCCCAAAAGTTTTTTATATTCATTATTAGACGGGTCTGTTTCAATGAGACGGATAAGCGCTTGTTTGCCTTCATCCGCATTCCCGGCTTTAATGGCAAGTCTTGAATAGTTCAGCAGGACATCGCTGTTGCTCGGCTGGGCGGACATGGCATTTTTTAAATATTCTGTTGCCTGCTGGATATCATTTTGCATCTCTGCAATTTTGCTAAGGCCGAGAAATGCTCCGGTACATTTAGGGTCCAGTTCAATTGCCTTAAGGTAAAATTGCCGCGCCTCATTAAATTCATCCCTGTTTAAATGATATACGGCAACATTCACATATTCCTTGATTGCTTCTTCTGTAATGCCTGCTTTAGAAGAAAGCTCTGCCACTTTTATCCTGAGGTTTATATCAGTTGAGAAAAATTTAAGCATTTTTTTATAAACATCCAAGGCCTTTCCTTCTGCGCCTTCTTTCATGAAAATATCTATCGCAGCCGAGAAATTCTCATTGGCATTGCCGGTAAGGCCTCTTTCTGCATTCAGTTCTCCAAGCAAAATAAGGGTGGCGGTATCAGAAGGATGTATGTTAAGAATTTTTTTGTACAGGGCAATCGCCTTTAGATAAAAGCCGTCTTCCTTGAAAATATTGGCGGCTTTTTTGAATTCCTCAATGGCTTTTTCTTTTTCTTTGTTCCTGAGGTGCAGGTCGCCTATTGTATTGTAAACATTGGCGTCCTGCTCTTCTTTGAGGATCTTTTGCAGTTCGGCAATGGCTTTATCCAGTTCGCCTTTTGCTATATAGTTCCGGGCGTCTTTTGTAACGGCAGTTTTGTCCATTTTTATCTATTAAAAAGGGCTTATCAGACCTTAATTTTCATGGTGTACTGCTTAATAAAAGCGTATCACATATAAAAGAAGAGTGTCAATAACACTGAAGCGGCAGTAATCAGTGAACAGTAATCAGTGAACAGTAATCAGTGAACAGTGAATAGTGAACGGTGAACAGTGAGCAGGAAAAATCATGTTTCCAACTTGAGCGCTATTCACTGTCGTTTTAAAATAACCATGCCGAGCGGCGGGAGAGTGAGGTTCAGGGAAAAAGGCTCTCCATGCCATGGAATCGGTTCTGCATGGACGCCTCCTGAGTTGCCTATGTTGCTGCCCCAGTAGATGCCTGAA
This region includes:
- a CDS encoding metallophosphoesterase; translated protein: MIIGIISDSHDHIENIKKCVLIFKDRKVEFVLHLGDYVNPASVKAFQGIKLVGIFGNNDGDKFRLINSFNEINGEIKGDFHEFETDSLRFACYHGTEPQLRNSLIECGKYDVVAYGHTHECVNKETGNTLVLNPGTSHGFWNQATAMIFDTKTKMAEIISL
- a CDS encoding DEAD/DEAH box helicase, whose translation is MTQKLKWQKSSVYKSTLSIKSLLEHLSTGFKDEIAHYRYIEPWPAEYAEPEAPVNDRLKSALEKKGVNKFFTHQAKGIDLIRKGHNIIVMTPTASGKSLIYNIPVLESILDDPYSKSLYLFPLKGLEQDQLKILREIAKDLDIAHPAEIYDGDTTAYRRKKIRDSFPSIIFSNPDMLHLAINAFHTKWADFFKNLKFVVIDEIHTYRGVFGSHVAQVLRRLRRICRYYGSNPQFIACSATIANPGELAGNLTGLDFELIDHSGAPRGGRHIVFLNPWGSPYTASTKAFKLCLDEGLKSIAFTKSRKITELMYSWLVDASPENEGLVSSYRAGFLPAERREIEQRLFSGELKGVISTSALELGIDIGGLDACILAGYPGSIASTWQRAGRTGRQGQDAVIILVGLKDALDQYFMRHPDDFFARSHEAVVIDASNDAILKQHLPCASAEIYLRAGDFVYDTQALAPVITELETNGLLKQGKNGDIWFSQRRYPQREVSIRGIGKIFNIFSGGRRIGEISGARVFKEAHPGAVYLHKGRQYIVQELDLENFTIHCKEADISYYTQAITYEETEIIKEVLKRDTISWGELRTTHMVTGYWRKKLLTQEKTDRYPVELPSWTFNTQGLWIILGSDLKQVVEKNNLHFAGGLHAFEHAAIFALPLFAMCDKGDIGGISYPLYPQLSAPAIFIYDGYEGGIGLTKRALEVIGEWLEAAKKIITDCPCEDGCPSCVQDPQCGSGNDPLDKKAALLILKEIKKMLK
- a CDS encoding AAA family ATPase, which codes for MDYLEFYKLKEHPFSNAVENKFYYNSAQHAEAIVRLKYAVDSMKGLAVVLGDIGTGKTTLARKMLDELDENQYEAALLVVLHSSVTADWLMRKIAVQLGVENPGTGKVELLGQLYERLLEIHESGLKTVVLMDEVQMLQTKEIMEEFRGLLNMEAPGGKLITFIFFGLPELENVLALDEPLKQRVAVMCRLKAFTDTITEDYLKHRLKVAGCEENIFMQDAVKAVHLFSSGVPRLINTVCDNALLEGFLLKRKQIDKDVIESVAVSLGLEAAGRKTPSKPRREM
- a CDS encoding tetratricopeptide repeat protein; translated protein: MDKTAVTKDARNYIAKGELDKAIAELQKILKEEQDANVYNTIGDLHLRNKEKEKAIEEFKKAANIFKEDGFYLKAIALYKKILNIHPSDTATLILLGELNAERGLTGNANENFSAAIDIFMKEGAEGKALDVYKKMLKFFSTDINLRIKVAELSSKAGITEEAIKEYVNVAVYHLNRDEFNEARQFYLKAIELDPKCTGAFLGLSKIAEMQNDIQQATEYLKNAMSAQPSNSDVLLNYSRLAIKAGNADEGKQALIRLIETDPSNNEYKKLLGNIYLKEGLMAEAWEQLLPYIDETLRLGNWDEAIHCLVNFTDFKPIDVKTMLITIYKGKDDVESTVKELRELAALYENNEMPDQAIQSYREILTLMPSDESAERKIIELGNKAVTSPEMQSGQKPSAEAEALLKTAPPVISPEDLLEDGLAEADLHLQQGLKQEAMKIYEKLLSRFPDNEEIIRRIEELSPPSKEKDKAKSKKHRVSYI
- a CDS encoding DUF1015 domain-containing protein; this encodes MAEVIPFKGVLYNTQKVDANIVMAPPYDIVTPEFKDALYGKSPYNIIRIDFGKDEDGDSENENRYTRAAKFFGGWLKKGILINDSEPAFYCYEITYRINGQKKKLRGFLGAVRIEELGTGRIHPHEMTYSKPKSDRSNILRYCRANTSPIFSIYSSRKKRASSILSEAVKNKPFIEAKNGEGFVHRLWRISDKASINAVKEEMSDKDIFIADGHHRYETSLRFKNEMDKLEGARGKTLNTKPWDYVLMFLANIEDEGLTLLPTHRIVEVDSNININDSLKNHFDIQRTSSKGISGQQARQKMFEIMHKQTHCFGMFLTNADTYYTLSFNRSKMGIALPACLKNLDVTVLHKLIFEKLLKIEHYEYEMEPEAVVEKAKKGSFEAVFFLNPTKIEDVKKVALAGQRMPPKSTYFYPKLLTGMVIYKF
- a CDS encoding DUF362 domain-containing protein; translated protein: MNRRDFLKSAAITGISLSVPNAIDTVINTALPSEKHSGVDLAVAQGLSPAKITTAAIDAIGGIKKFISRGDAVIIKPNIGWDRLPEHAANTNPEVVAAVVRLCLEAGAKKVKIFDRTVNDPRRCYVQSGIADAVKTAGGELSYVDERKFKDIKINGPVLKEWPLYTEIFEADKIINIPIAKHHGLSNLTMAMKNWMGVMGGLRKQIHQKLDESLVDLSLVIKPTLTILDAVRILVNNGPSGGDIKDVRTLNTVIAGVDQIAVDSFGATLFGMKGSDLGYVKIADKYGLGTMDLSKLNIKKIKI
- the radA gene encoding DNA repair protein RadA, producing the protein MQRPKILYQCQSCGYSAPKWLGKCPDCGAWNSFVEEERVTKLKRSETAAPVILSEISHHTGSRHSTQIREFDRTLGGGVVPGSVVLIGGDPGIGKSTLLLQAIKGLAKLGKVLYVSGEESPEQIKIRADRLKTKSSDIILLPETSLEGIISVAQDIKPQVVVVDSIQTIFSLELPSAPGSVSQIRECATKLMFFAKKHGIPLFIIGHVTKEGAIAGPRVLEHIVDTVLYFEGDKGGPFRILRAVKNRFGSTNEIGVFEMTEAGLKEVDNPSQLFLSERPLNVPGSVVTASIEGTRPLLVEIQALASVSNFGVPRRTSLGVDYNRVNLLIAVLDKRIGMHLGSMDVFVNVVGGLKIDEPAVDTAIIAAVASSFKNKAVDPSAVVFGEIGLSGELRAISHADIRLKEAAKLGFKKGIVPAGNAGHLKGHDIEIIGVKNVQEALEILFF